A portion of the Gasterosteus aculeatus chromosome 12, fGasAcu3.hap1.1, whole genome shotgun sequence genome contains these proteins:
- the hnrnph3 gene encoding heterogeneous nuclear ribonucleoprotein H3 isoform X1, producing MTVLLTRDFLCRCCVLLPVAVRMSCNEEGYVVRIRGLPWSCTQEEVACFFSDCDIVGQVNGVCFTYSKEGRPSGEAFIELTMPEDFKNALAKDRKYMGHRYIEVFKSNRSEMDWVLKRSGPADYDSCTGCMLRLRGLPFGCSKEEIVQFFSGLRIVPNGITLPVDYQGRSTGEAFVQFASKEIAEKALGKHKERIGHRYIEIFKSNRNEIRAYYELPRRGMAGQRPGPYDRPMMGGPRGGFYGPGPGRGGALMETMRSGGGYGGGYSDFDRYNGFNNYCFGNGMFDERVRGERGGRGMGGHGYAGQGDVYTGFHSGHFVHMRGLPFRAIEGDIAKFFSPLNPLRVHIDVAPNGKSTGEADVEFRSHEDAVEAMSKDKNHMQHRYIELFLNSTASVAVEMSRGGGGGYYYGNLGGSGGSRSCGLRCSY from the exons ATGACTGTGTTATTGACACGTGATTTCCTGTGTCGCTGCTGTGTTTTGCTCCCCGTGGCAGTGAGAATGTCGTGTAATGAAGAGGGGTATGTGGTTCGGATCAGAGGACTACCGTGGTCGTGCACGCAGGAGGAGGTTGCCTGCTTCTTCTCTG ACTGTGACATCGTTGGCCAAGTAAACGGAGTGTGCTTTACCTACTCTAAAGAAGGCCGTCCCAGCGGCGAGGCATTTATTGAACTGACGATGCCAGAGGATTTCAAGAATGCCCTCGCCAAGGACCGTAAATACATGGGACACCGTTACATAGAAG TGTTCAAGTCGAATCGTAGTGAAATGGACTGGGTGCTAAAACGTAGCGGCCCTGCTGACTACGACAGCTGCACCGGCTGCATGCTGCGACTTCGAGGCCTTCCGTTTGGCTGCAGCAAGGAGGAGATTGTTCAGTTCTTCTCAG GGTTGAGAATCGTGCCAAATGGGATTACTCTGCCAGTGGACTACCAGGGGAGGAGCACAGGGGAAGCCTTCGTGCAGTTTGCCTCAAAGGAGATAGCAGAAAAGGCTCTGGGGAAACACAAGGAAAGAATAGGGCACAG GTATATAGAGATTTTTAAGAGCAATCGCAATGAGATCAGAGCCTACTACGAGCTGCCCCGGCGGGGCATGGCAGGTCAGAGACCGGGGCCCTATGATAGACCCATGATGGGGGGACCCCGTGGAGGGTTCTACGGGCCTGGGCCTGGCCGCGGCGGCGCTCTGATGGAAACCatgaggagtggggggggctaTGGAGGAG GTTACAGTGACTTTGACCGCTACAATGGTTTCAACAACTACTGTTTTGGCAACGGCATGTTTGATGAGCgagtgaggggagagaggggaggaagag GGATGGGGGGCCACGGTTATGCTGGTCAAGGGGACGTTTACACAGGCTTCCACAGCGGCCATTTTGTCCACATGAGGGGTTTACCTTTCCGTGCCATAGAGGGAGACATTGCCAAA TTCTTCTCTCCTTTGAATCCACTGAGGGTCCACATCGACGTGGCTCCTAACGGCAAGTCGACGGGAGAAGCAGATGTGGAGTTCCGCTCCCATGAAGATGCCGTAGAAGCCATGTCCAAAGACAAGAACCACATGC AACATCGGTATATTGAGCTGTTCCTTAACTCCACAGCCAGCGTAGCAGTTGAAATGA gtcgtggaggtggaggtggataCTACTACGGTAACCTGGGAGGGAGCGGAGGCTCACGGAGCTGCGGGCTGCGATGTTCTTACTGA
- the hnrnph3 gene encoding heterogeneous nuclear ribonucleoprotein H3 isoform X2 — MSCNEEGYVVRIRGLPWSCTQEEVACFFSDCDIVGQVNGVCFTYSKEGRPSGEAFIELTMPEDFKNALAKDRKYMGHRYIEVFKSNRSEMDWVLKRSGPADYDSCTGCMLRLRGLPFGCSKEEIVQFFSGLRIVPNGITLPVDYQGRSTGEAFVQFASKEIAEKALGKHKERIGHRYIEIFKSNRNEIRAYYELPRRGMAGQRPGPYDRPMMGGPRGGFYGPGPGRGGALMETMRSGGGYGGGYSDFDRYNGFNNYCFGNGMFDERVRGERGGRGMGGHGYAGQGDVYTGFHSGHFVHMRGLPFRAIEGDIAKFFSPLNPLRVHIDVAPNGKSTGEADVEFRSHEDAVEAMSKDKNHMQHRYIELFLNSTASVAVEMSRGGGGGYYYGNLGGSGGSRSCGLRCSY; from the exons ATGTCGTGTAATGAAGAGGGGTATGTGGTTCGGATCAGAGGACTACCGTGGTCGTGCACGCAGGAGGAGGTTGCCTGCTTCTTCTCTG ACTGTGACATCGTTGGCCAAGTAAACGGAGTGTGCTTTACCTACTCTAAAGAAGGCCGTCCCAGCGGCGAGGCATTTATTGAACTGACGATGCCAGAGGATTTCAAGAATGCCCTCGCCAAGGACCGTAAATACATGGGACACCGTTACATAGAAG TGTTCAAGTCGAATCGTAGTGAAATGGACTGGGTGCTAAAACGTAGCGGCCCTGCTGACTACGACAGCTGCACCGGCTGCATGCTGCGACTTCGAGGCCTTCCGTTTGGCTGCAGCAAGGAGGAGATTGTTCAGTTCTTCTCAG GGTTGAGAATCGTGCCAAATGGGATTACTCTGCCAGTGGACTACCAGGGGAGGAGCACAGGGGAAGCCTTCGTGCAGTTTGCCTCAAAGGAGATAGCAGAAAAGGCTCTGGGGAAACACAAGGAAAGAATAGGGCACAG GTATATAGAGATTTTTAAGAGCAATCGCAATGAGATCAGAGCCTACTACGAGCTGCCCCGGCGGGGCATGGCAGGTCAGAGACCGGGGCCCTATGATAGACCCATGATGGGGGGACCCCGTGGAGGGTTCTACGGGCCTGGGCCTGGCCGCGGCGGCGCTCTGATGGAAACCatgaggagtggggggggctaTGGAGGAG GTTACAGTGACTTTGACCGCTACAATGGTTTCAACAACTACTGTTTTGGCAACGGCATGTTTGATGAGCgagtgaggggagagaggggaggaagag GGATGGGGGGCCACGGTTATGCTGGTCAAGGGGACGTTTACACAGGCTTCCACAGCGGCCATTTTGTCCACATGAGGGGTTTACCTTTCCGTGCCATAGAGGGAGACATTGCCAAA TTCTTCTCTCCTTTGAATCCACTGAGGGTCCACATCGACGTGGCTCCTAACGGCAAGTCGACGGGAGAAGCAGATGTGGAGTTCCGCTCCCATGAAGATGCCGTAGAAGCCATGTCCAAAGACAAGAACCACATGC AACATCGGTATATTGAGCTGTTCCTTAACTCCACAGCCAGCGTAGCAGTTGAAATGA gtcgtggaggtggaggtggataCTACTACGGTAACCTGGGAGGGAGCGGAGGCTCACGGAGCTGCGGGCTGCGATGTTCTTACTGA